Genomic DNA from Amycolatopsis alba DSM 44262:
GCGTTCGGCACGCAGCCGCCGCAGCCGTCCGCCGACCTCCTCGCCCATGACCGAGAACGATACGGGCGAACGCGCCGAAAGGTTGCGCGCGCGGTCCCACAACTTCTCCCTGCCCAGGGTCGTATCCCTGGATGTGACAGATGATTTCCGGGAGGGCCGATGACCGTGCGCCGAGCCCTGGCCATCGCCGCGTGCGCACTGGTGGTGGCCGGTTGCGAAGCTCACTCGGTCGCCCCTCCAGCGGTGACACCGATACCGGTGATCGCCGCGCCGACATCCCTTCCGACGCCTTCACCGAAGCCCGTGCTGGCGCCGCCGTCCGCCGAAATCACCTTCCCGCAGGCGGGATCCGGCCAGTGGAACCTTCCACCCGGCGAAGGCCCGGTCGCCGGGCAAGCCGGAAAGCTGATGCGGTACCGCGTCGCCGTCGAAGCGGACATCACCGGCGTGAACCCGGACGGTTTCGCGACGGCCGTCGAGTCCACTTTGAGCGATCCGCGCGGCTGGACCGGCGGCGGGCGATGGATGCTGCAACGCGTCGGCCCGGACGGCCCGGTCGATTTCACGCTCTACCTCGCCACCCCGAAGACGCGCGACGTGCTGTGCGGCAGGCCGGACGGCTACACCTCGTGCCGCAACGGGACCAGCGTCGTGCTCAACGTCGCGCGCTGGGCGAACGGCGTCCCCGGTTACGGCGCGGCCTTGACGGTCTATCGCCAGTACATGGTCACGCACGAGGTCGGGCACCGGCTCGGGCGCGGTCACGAGAAATGCCCCGTGCCGGGCGCGCTCGCGCCGGTGATGCAGCAGCAGACGCTGGGCCTGCACGACTGCGCCCCGAATCCGTGGCCCTATCCGGACGGGACGCAGTATTCGGGTCCCTCGGGGGAGTACGCCGATCCGATCCCGTCCTGACCACTCACGACCAGCCCTGCCGACGGTCCAAGCGCGCGCCCCGCTGGTCGCGTTGCGAAAGCCACTTTCGCAACCTTCAACGTTGCGAAAGTGGCTTTCGCAACGCACCCTCCCGCCAGACCGCACTGGAACCCAGGGGATCGCGGGTCTCGTGAGTGGTAAGGCCGGTGGGAACCAGCCTTACCACTCACGAGCGGTCAGCGGCCCTGGAGAGACCGCACGTTGTTCCCGAACGTCCAGCTCCGCGAACCGTCCCAGTTGATCGACCAGGTCATCAGGCCCTTGAGCCCCGGAATGCTGCGGTACGCCTGGGAAACCAGGCCCGGAGACATGTAGCCGCCACCGGCACCGGCCTGCGCGGGCAGACCTGGGGCCTGCTTGTCGTAGGGGACGCGGATGGTCGTGCCCTGGATCACCAGGCCCTTGTCGAGACACTCGGTCTGCTTGACGAAGCCCTGAACCGTCCCGGCCTGGTACGAATCGCCGGAGCAGCCGTACATGCTTCCGTTGTAGTACTGCATGTTCAGCCACCACAGCCTGCCGTTGTCCGCGTACTTCTTGATGACCGGCAGGTACGCGCCCCAGATCGAGCCGTAGACGACGCTGCCGCCGGTGACGTACGCGGTCTCGGGCGCCATGGTGAGCCCGAAGTTCGACGGCATCGCGGCGAGCACGCCGTCGATGATGCGGATGAGGTTCTTCTGCGACGCGGAAAGCGTGTTGATGTTCCCGCCGCCGGTGAGGCCCGTTTCGATGTCGATGTCGATCCCGTCGAAGTTGTACTTCTTCAGGATCGGCACGATGGTCGCGACGAACTTGTCGGCCACGGTGGACGAATTGAGGTCGATTCCCGCGGTGGCGCCGCCGATCGACATCAGGATCGTCTGGCCCGCGTCCTTCGCGGCGCACATTTCGGACGGGGTCGCGACCTTCACAGTCGCGTCCATCCCATCCTCCCATTTGGCCGTTCCGTCGGACAGGATGACCGGAAAGGCCGCGTTGATCACGTTGTATCCGTTGGCCTTGATGCGGGCGTCGGTGATCGGGATCCAGCCGAGCGGCGGATGGACGCCGTTCGAAGCGCCGTCCCAGTTCTCCCAGTAGCCTTGCAGAATTTTCCCGGCGGGCTTCGATTTGACCGCGCAGACGTCGGCGTCCGTCGAGGCTTGCGCCGGGGTCAGGACGACGAGTGTGGTGACGGCGAGTACCGCCGCGCCGGTGATTGCGAGCAGCCGTGAGACGCGACCGAACATACCCAGCTCCCATCTCGAAAGCGATTGTGAACGAACAGGAAGCGGCCGTTCGGCTCAACATAGGTCGCGGTGCCCGGCTCCCGCTACCGACGATCGGGTGGTCTAGACCAGATATCGAAAGGTTGTCCGGAAATCGTTCCTACGCACGAGGGCCATCTCACGAGGCCGGGTGTCCTCGTGAGATGGCCCTCGCCATTCGGATGGATCAGACGGTGATGGTCCAGCTGTCGAGCGTGCCGGTGTCACCGGAGTAGGCGTCGTAGATCACGAGCGTCCAAGTGCCGGAAGCGGCTTTGTTGGTCACCGGGACCGAGTAGTTCCGGGTGCCGAGCTCGGTGCAGGGCAGGGAGCCGGTGGCCTTGACCGAATACGTGGTGCCGTCGGGGGCCTTCAGGCTGATCCGGAGGTCCTCGGAGCAGGTGTGCGTACCGGTGATCGACACCTTGACCGGTGAAGTCGCCGTTCCCGTCGCGGTGGACGTGATCGGGCTGTTCACCGTGCCGTAGTCGTTGATCGGGTAGTCGGTGCCGTTGGTGAACGTGCGCACGCTGACGTTGCCGACGGTCAGGGTGTACTGCGCCGTGCGGTCCACCGAGGTCCCGTCACCGGTCACCGTGATCGTGCTCGTGCCGTTGGGCGTGTCCGCCGACGTCTGGATGGTGAGCGTCGAGGAGGCGCCGGACTGCACCGAAGCCGGGTTGAACGTCGCGGTCGCCCCGGCGGGAAGACCGCTGGCGCTCAGCGCGACCGTCTGTGCCGCACCGGAAGTCGTCGTGGTGTTGACCGTGACGGTCGCCGACTGTCCAGGTTGGACGGTGCCGGACGACGGGGAGAGACCGAGCGAGAAGTCGGGCCCCGTCGGGGTGGTGACGGCGAGCTTCCAGAGCGCGTAACCGATCGCGTCGCTGTTCTTCTCCAGCGGGGTGTCCGGGATGTTGGACGTCGTGTCGCAGGCGCGGTGGTAGCAGTTGTCGAACGCCGCGCCCGCGGTGCCGCCCCATTTCGCCCGCTGCGCGGAGCTCTTGATGTCCCCGGCGCCGGTCGCGAGTCCGCCGACCGGGATGCCCGCGGCCTTGAACGACGCGTGGTCCGACCGGCCGTCGCCTTCGGAGTCCCCTTCGGTCTGGATGCCGATCGAGGTGAAGTACTCGTCGAACACCGCCTTGACCGAAGCGACGTCGTCATAGACGAAGTAACCCCAGTTGCTGGAGCCGATCATGTCGAAGTTCAAGTAGGTCTTGATCTTCGTGCGCTCGGCCTGCGGCAGGTTGTTGACGTAGAACTTGGAACCGCGCAGGCCGGACTCCTCGTCGGCCCACCAGCCGAAGCGGACCCGCTTGGCCAGCGTGGGGTTCTCGCGGGCCAGCGTCAGCGCGACTTCGAGGATCGACGCCGAACCCGAGCCGTTGTCGTTGATGCCGGGGCCGGCGCTCACGCTGTCGAGGTGCGCGCCGAGCATGATGACCTGGCTGGCGTCACCCTGCGGCCATTCCGCGATGATGTTCTGGCTCGAACCCGCGCAGCTGGTGCAGCTCTGCAGCGTGACGTTGTAGCCGGCGTCGCGCAGCTTCTGCGACACATAGGACACCGACGCCGTGTAGCCCGACCGTCCGGCGGCCCGGTTGCCGCCGTTCTGGTTGGCGATGGTCTGCAACGCGTTCAGATGTGTCTTGATGTTGGCGAGCGAGATGTCCGGCGCGGCGTTGGCGGTCGTGACCGCCTGCGCCGGCGTCACGACGACACCGAGTACGGCGGCCATGCCGACGACGGCCGCTCCTATTCGCTTTCCCCACTTCATGCCGGGGTTTTCCTTCCTGGAGGGATTTGCGTGAAGGACTCCTTCCCCCGGCGGGACCGGGGGAAGGAGTCCTTTCACACGCGAGGGCGAGCTAGACGGTGATCGACCAGCTGCTGAGCGTGCCGGTGTCGCCGGAGTAGGCGTCGTAGACCACGAGGGTCCAGGTGCCTGCCGCGACCTCGTTGGTCACCGGGACCGAGTAGTTCCGGGTGCCCAGCTCGGTGCAGGGCAGGGAACCGGTGGCCTTGACCGAGTACGAGCTGCCGTCCGGGGCCTTCAGGCTGATGCGAAGGTCCTCGGAGCAGGTGTGCGTACCGGTGATCGTCACCTTGACCGGAGACACGGCGTTGCCGGTCGCGGTCGAGGTGACCGGGCTGTTCACCGTGCCGTAGTCGTTGATCGGGTAGTCGGTGTCGTTGGTGAACGTCCGCACGTTGCCGCCGGTGCCGACGGTCAGCGTGTACTGCGCGGTGTGGGCGCCACTGGTCCCGGTACCGGTCACCGTGACGGTGCTGGTGCCGTCAGGGGTGCTCGTCGACGTCGCGATGGTGAGCGTCGAGGAGGCACCGGACTGGACCGACGCCGGGTTGAACGTCGCGGTCGCCCCGGCGGGGAGGCCGCTGGCGGTCAGCGCCACGGTCTGCGCCGCACCGTTGACGGTCGCGGTGTTCACCGTGACGGTGGCCGACTCGCCAGCCTTGACCGAACCCGAAGCGGGGGTGACACCGACCGAGAAGTCGGGGCCCTGCGGGGTGCACGAGCCCGGCTCACCGGTCGCCGCGGTGACGCTGATGGCGTCCCACGCCGCCTTGGTGGTGTTGAACTCGGTGCAGGAGTTCGGGTACAGCGCGAGCGCTGCTTCCAGGGTCGCCTTGCGGGCGGCCTTGTGGTTCCAGCTGGAGGTCTTCTTCAGCAGGCCGTTGTAGAAGATCTTCGCGGCCTTCTGGATGCCCAGACCGGTGATCGAGGTGTTGTTGCACGTCGGGCTGGCAGGCTTGCCAGCCGGCGCGGTGCCCTCGGCGAGCAGGTAGAACCAGTGGTTCTGCGGGCCCGCGGCGGCGTGCACCTCGGTGCTCGGGATGGACGACGAGTAGCAGTTCGGGTTACCCGAGATCTTGCTCGGCTGGTACATGTAGCGGATCGGGCCCTGGCCGACCAGGTTCACGCCCTCGCCGACCTCGTAGTCCGGGGTGTCCTTGGCGTTGTTGGCGTAGTGCTCGGTGATGGCGCCGAAGATGTCACCGGTGGACTCGTTCAGCCCGCCGTTCTCGTTGCCGCTGCCCGCGCCACCCGGCGTGGTCTGGAAGATGGCGTGGCCGAACTCGTGCGCGACGACGTCCATCGAAGTGGCCTGGCGCTGGTTGTCCTGCGAGTGACCGAAGGTGGTCGAGGAACCGTCCCAGTAGGCGTTGACCTGGTTGAGGCCGACGGAAGCGGGGAAACCGCCGCCGCTGCCGTTGATCCCGTTGCGGCCGAGCCATTCGCCCAGCATCTTCCACTCGGTCTGGACGCCGAAGAGCGTGTCGACACAGGCGGTTTCCAGGTTGGTGCCGGAACCGTTGCCCCAGTTGTCGTCGGGACCGGAGTAGATCGCGCCGTTCTGCGGCTTGCAGCTGATGTTGGGGCGCTGCGGGTCGCGCATGGAGTAGGTGCCGCCGGAGTTCGTCGTGTCGATGGTGACGTTGCCGACGTAGTAGCTGTTCCCGGCGCCCAGCGTGCTGACGTCGCCCGACGTGGTCTTCGTGGCGGTC
This window encodes:
- a CDS encoding M20/M25/M40 family metallo-hydrolase, whose product is MKWGKRIGAAVVGMAAVLGVVVTPAQAVTTANAAPDISLANIKTHLNALQTIANQNGGNRAAGRSGYTASVSYVSQKLRDAGYNVTLQSCTSCAGSSQNIIAEWPQGDASQVIMLGAHLDSVSAGPGINDNGSGSASILEVALTLARENPTLAKRVRFGWWADEESGLRGSKFYVNNLPQAERTKIKTYLNFDMIGSSNWGYFVYDDVASVKAVFDEYFTSIGIQTEGDSEGDGRSDHASFKAAGIPVGGLATGAGDIKSSAQRAKWGGTAGAAFDNCYHRACDTTSNIPDTPLEKNSDAIGYALWKLAVTTPTGPDFSLGLSPSSGTVQPGQSATVTVNTTTTSGAAQTVALSASGLPAGATATFNPASVQSGASSTLTIQTSADTPNGTSTITVTGDGTSVDRTAQYTLTVGNVSVRTFTNGTDYPINDYGTVNSPITSTATGTATSPVKVSITGTHTCSEDLRISLKAPDGTTYSVKATGSLPCTELGTRNYSVPVTNKAASGTWTLVIYDAYSGDTGTLDSWTITV
- a CDS encoding chitinase; amino-acid sequence: MFGRVSRLLAITGAAVLAVTTLVVLTPAQASTDADVCAVKSKPAGKILQGYWENWDGASNGVHPPLGWIPITDARIKANGYNVINAAFPVILSDGTAKWEDGMDATVKVATPSEMCAAKDAGQTILMSIGGATAGIDLNSSTVADKFVATIVPILKKYNFDGIDIDIETGLTGGGNINTLSASQKNLIRIIDGVLAAMPSNFGLTMAPETAYVTGGSVVYGSIWGAYLPVIKKYADNGRLWWLNMQYYNGSMYGCSGDSYQAGTVQGFVKQTECLDKGLVIQGTTIRVPYDKQAPGLPAQAGAGGGYMSPGLVSQAYRSIPGLKGLMTWSINWDGSRSWTFGNNVRSLQGR
- a CDS encoding DUF3152 domain-containing protein is translated as MTVRRALAIAACALVVAGCEAHSVAPPAVTPIPVIAAPTSLPTPSPKPVLAPPSAEITFPQAGSGQWNLPPGEGPVAGQAGKLMRYRVAVEADITGVNPDGFATAVESTLSDPRGWTGGGRWMLQRVGPDGPVDFTLYLATPKTRDVLCGRPDGYTSCRNGTSVVLNVARWANGVPGYGAALTVYRQYMVTHEVGHRLGRGHEKCPVPGALAPVMQQQTLGLHDCAPNPWPYPDGTQYSGPSGEYADPIPS
- a CDS encoding M4 family metallopeptidase, with amino-acid sequence MTVQRGLRTGLAAIAGLALSMTFPAIPANATTATVQPASPDSVAANAADQAAAAGVDHLRKGAQEGFRRVGMTPGGGGLFYAAYERTYRGLPVVGGDAVVVADGAGRVHGTSSAETAAISVDTKAKITSAKAAEVARGQLSKVDSVVAPQLVVLAGNSPKLAYEVVVKGTKAAAPSNLHVFVDGVTGAVLDTRDDVKMSNIPTATKTTSGDVSTLGAGNSYYVGNVTIDTTNSGGTYSMRDPQRPNISCKPQNGAIYSGPDDNWGNGSGTNLETACVDTLFGVQTEWKMLGEWLGRNGINGSGGGFPASVGLNQVNAYWDGSSTTFGHSQDNQRQATSMDVVAHEFGHAIFQTTPGGAGSGNENGGLNESTGDIFGAITEHYANNAKDTPDYEVGEGVNLVGQGPIRYMYQPSKISGNPNCYSSSIPSTEVHAAAGPQNHWFYLLAEGTAPAGKPASPTCNNTSITGLGIQKAAKIFYNGLLKKTSSWNHKAARKATLEAALALYPNSCTEFNTTKAAWDAISVTAATGEPGSCTPQGPDFSVGVTPASGSVKAGESATVTVNTATVNGAAQTVALTASGLPAGATATFNPASVQSGASSTLTIATSTSTPDGTSTVTVTGTGTSGAHTAQYTLTVGTGGNVRTFTNDTDYPINDYGTVNSPVTSTATGNAVSPVKVTITGTHTCSEDLRISLKAPDGSSYSVKATGSLPCTELGTRNYSVPVTNEVAAGTWTLVVYDAYSGDTGTLSSWSITV